Proteins encoded by one window of Elaeis guineensis isolate ETL-2024a chromosome 12, EG11, whole genome shotgun sequence:
- the LOC105055561 gene encoding glucomannan 4-beta-mannosyltransferase 1 isoform X2 — protein MRDLILKEPIVGSFNGITDDILLAWKQIRNPLVLPFLRIALIICGSMSAMTFIERVYMAIVILLVKLLRIKRYTKYKLEAAERQLETTKNYPMVLVQIPMYNEKEVYKLSISAVCGMHWPRDKLVVQVLDDSTDHAIRELVELECQRWATKGVNITYENRHNRNGYKAGALREGLSKTYVRDCQFVVIFDADFQPEQDYLMRTMPYLLTNDDLALVQARWRFVNADECLLTRLQEMSLDYHFGVEQEVGSSTCSFFGFNGTAGVWRIRALHDAGGWKDRTTVEDMDLAVRASLRGWKFLFVGDLSVKNELPSTFKAYRFQQHRWSCGPANLFRKMFKEIAYCERVSIWKKIHVLYAFFFVRKIVAHFVTFFFYCIVIPACVLVQDIPLPKFVAVYIPAIITVLNCVTTPRSMHLLIFWILFENVMSMHRVKATIIGLLEANRANEWVVTDKLGNALKQKANTSKSRTKKRFQFGDSVLHCGIWLRGYLRPPLRGCKEGKYMSSEC, from the exons ATGAGAGACCTAATTCTCAAGGAGCCCATCGTTGGTTCTTTCAACGGGATCACAGATGACATCCTGCTGGCATGGAAGCAGATTCGTAATCCGTTGGTTCTGCCATTCCTACGAATTGCTCTGATCATATGTGGGTCGATGTCCGCAATGACATTCATAGAAAGAGTTTACATGGCAATTGTAATCCTGTTGGTGAAGCTCCTGCGGATAAAGAGGTACACCAAGTACAAACTAGAGGCCGCCGAGCGACAACTCGAGACCACCAAAAACTATCCGATGGTTTTGGTTCAGATCCCTATGTACAATGAGAAAGAG GTGTACAAGCTGTCCATCAGTGCGGTGTGTGGGATGCATTGGCCGAGGGACAAACTCGTAGTTCAAGTTCTTGACGATTCTACGGACCATGCCATAAGG GAACTGGTGGAGTTGGAGTGTCAGCGATGGGCAACCAAGGGAGTGAACATCACATATGAGAATAGACACAACAGAAACGGCTACAAGGCTGGTGCTCTTCGTGAAGGCCTGAGCAAGACTTATGTGAGAGACTGTCAATTCGTGGTAATATTTGATGCCGATTTCCAGCCCGAGCAAGActacttgatgagaacgatgccGTATCTTCTGACTAATGATGATCTTGCACTGGTTCAGGCTCGATGGAGATTTG TGAATGCGGATGAGTGTTTACTTACCCGGCTCCAAGAAATGTCTCTAGACTACCATTTCGGTGTGGAGCAAGAAGTGGGAAGTTCTACATGTTCCTTCTTCGGGTTCAACG GGACTGCTGGAGTCTGGAGGATTCGAGCGCTTCATGATGCTGGTGGATGGAAAGATCGAACGACCGTGGAAGACATGGATCTGGCTGTCAGAGCCAGTCTTCGAGGATGGAAATTTCTCTTCGTTGGGGACCTATCA GTGAAGAATGAGCTACCGAGCACGTTCAAAGCATACAGATTTCAGCAACATAGATGGTCATGTGGTCCTGCCAACTTGTTCAGGAAGATGTTCAAGGAGATAGCATATTGCGAG AGGGTATCCATATGGAAGAAGATTCATGTCTTATATGCTTTCTTCTTCGTGAGGAAAATAGTGGCACACTTCgtcaccttcttcttctactgtaTTGTTATCCCGGCGTGCGTGTTGGTTCAAGATATCCCTCTTCCAAAGTTTGTTGCTGTTTACATTCCAGCCATCATCACCGTCCTCAATTGTGTAACCACTCCAAG GTCCATGCACTTGCTTAtcttttggatcctttttgagAATGTGATGTCCATGCACCGAGTAAAGGCTACAATTATAGGCCTGTTGGAGGCGAACCGTGCCAATGAATGGGTTGTCACAGATAAGCTAGGAAATGCCCTGAAACAGAAGGCTAATACCAGCAAGAGCAGAACCAAGAAGCGCTTTCAATTTGGTGATAG CGTTCTTCATTGCGGGATTTGGCTACGTGGGTACCTTCGTCCCCCACTGAGGGGTTGCAAAGAAGGAAAATATATGTCCTCAGAGTGCTAG
- the LOC105055561 gene encoding glucomannan 4-beta-mannosyltransferase 1 isoform X1: MRDLILKEPIVGSFNGITDDILLAWKQIRNPLVLPFLRIALIICGSMSAMTFIERVYMAIVILLVKLLRIKRYTKYKLEAAERQLETTKNYPMVLVQIPMYNEKEVYKLSISAVCGMHWPRDKLVVQVLDDSTDHAIRELVELECQRWATKGVNITYENRHNRNGYKAGALREGLSKTYVRDCQFVVIFDADFQPEQDYLMRTMPYLLTNDDLALVQARWRFVNADECLLTRLQEMSLDYHFGVEQEVGSSTCSFFGFNGTAGVWRIRALHDAGGWKDRTTVEDMDLAVRASLRGWKFLFVGDLSVKNELPSTFKAYRFQQHRWSCGPANLFRKMFKEIAYCERVSIWKKIHVLYAFFFVRKIVAHFVTFFFYCIVIPACVLVQDIPLPKFVAVYIPAIITVLNCVTTPRSMHLLIFWILFENVMSMHRVKATIIGLLEANRANEWVVTDKLGNALKQKANTSKSRTKKRFQFGDRIHLMEIFMGSFLLYCGIYDYTFGNDLFYVYLLFQASAFFIAGFGYVGTFVPH, from the exons ATGAGAGACCTAATTCTCAAGGAGCCCATCGTTGGTTCTTTCAACGGGATCACAGATGACATCCTGCTGGCATGGAAGCAGATTCGTAATCCGTTGGTTCTGCCATTCCTACGAATTGCTCTGATCATATGTGGGTCGATGTCCGCAATGACATTCATAGAAAGAGTTTACATGGCAATTGTAATCCTGTTGGTGAAGCTCCTGCGGATAAAGAGGTACACCAAGTACAAACTAGAGGCCGCCGAGCGACAACTCGAGACCACCAAAAACTATCCGATGGTTTTGGTTCAGATCCCTATGTACAATGAGAAAGAG GTGTACAAGCTGTCCATCAGTGCGGTGTGTGGGATGCATTGGCCGAGGGACAAACTCGTAGTTCAAGTTCTTGACGATTCTACGGACCATGCCATAAGG GAACTGGTGGAGTTGGAGTGTCAGCGATGGGCAACCAAGGGAGTGAACATCACATATGAGAATAGACACAACAGAAACGGCTACAAGGCTGGTGCTCTTCGTGAAGGCCTGAGCAAGACTTATGTGAGAGACTGTCAATTCGTGGTAATATTTGATGCCGATTTCCAGCCCGAGCAAGActacttgatgagaacgatgccGTATCTTCTGACTAATGATGATCTTGCACTGGTTCAGGCTCGATGGAGATTTG TGAATGCGGATGAGTGTTTACTTACCCGGCTCCAAGAAATGTCTCTAGACTACCATTTCGGTGTGGAGCAAGAAGTGGGAAGTTCTACATGTTCCTTCTTCGGGTTCAACG GGACTGCTGGAGTCTGGAGGATTCGAGCGCTTCATGATGCTGGTGGATGGAAAGATCGAACGACCGTGGAAGACATGGATCTGGCTGTCAGAGCCAGTCTTCGAGGATGGAAATTTCTCTTCGTTGGGGACCTATCA GTGAAGAATGAGCTACCGAGCACGTTCAAAGCATACAGATTTCAGCAACATAGATGGTCATGTGGTCCTGCCAACTTGTTCAGGAAGATGTTCAAGGAGATAGCATATTGCGAG AGGGTATCCATATGGAAGAAGATTCATGTCTTATATGCTTTCTTCTTCGTGAGGAAAATAGTGGCACACTTCgtcaccttcttcttctactgtaTTGTTATCCCGGCGTGCGTGTTGGTTCAAGATATCCCTCTTCCAAAGTTTGTTGCTGTTTACATTCCAGCCATCATCACCGTCCTCAATTGTGTAACCACTCCAAG GTCCATGCACTTGCTTAtcttttggatcctttttgagAATGTGATGTCCATGCACCGAGTAAAGGCTACAATTATAGGCCTGTTGGAGGCGAACCGTGCCAATGAATGGGTTGTCACAGATAAGCTAGGAAATGCCCTGAAACAGAAGGCTAATACCAGCAAGAGCAGAACCAAGAAGCGCTTTCAATTTGGTGATAG GATCCATCTGATGGAGATATTCATGGGCTCATTCCTCCTCTACTGTGGAATCTATGACTATACATTTGGGAATGATCTCTTTTACGTCTACTTGTTGTTTCAAGCTTCAGCGTTCTTCATTGCGGGATTTGGCTACGTGGGTACCTTCGTCCCCCACTGA
- the LOC105055562 gene encoding histidine--tRNA ligase, chloroplastic/mitochondrial isoform X1 produces the protein MSAFPPLRHLLLRPRLPLSLQPFAPLLRPSTAVPIRRRRLRLLSSSSSSTATQDSADEVAEPPPLATGKETSVVDVNPPRGTRDFPPEDMRLRNWLFQNFREVSRLLSFEEVDFPVLESEALFIRKAGEEITQQLYNFEDKGGRRVVLRPEITPSLARLVIKQGKSVSLPLKWFTIGQCWRYERMTRGRRREHYQWNMDIIGVSKVRAEAELIHAIVLLFERLGVTSLDVGIRVSSRKVLQAVLQMYSIPEHLFMEVCVIVDKLGKLSREEVEKELMQAGVLLEAVKGIVEVLSLKSLSKLEEVLGSDSEAVADLKRLFSLAEHYGYSEWITFDASVVRGLAYYTGIVFEAFDRAGKLRAICGGGRYDRLLSTFGSDDIPACGFGFGDAVIVEFLKEKGLVPDIARQVEDIVFPLDVELEGPASKVVSSLRRKGRSVDLIEDKRLKWVFKHAERINASRLVLVGNSEWQRGMVRVKNLSTREEYEIKIDELC, from the exons ATGTCTGCGTTCCCTCCACTCCGCCACCTCCTCCTCCGCCCACGCCTCCCCCTCTCCCTCCAACCCTTCGCCCCTCTCCTCCGCCCCTCCACCGCCGTCCCCatccgccgccgccgcctccgcctcctctcctcctcctcctcctccacggcCACCCAAG ACAGCGCCGATGAGGTCGCAGAGCCACCCCCGCTGGCCACGGGAAAAGAAACATCTGTTGTCGACGTCAATCCCCCGAGGGGTACCAGGGACTTCCCTCCGGAGGACATGCGGCTCCGAAACTGGCTCTTCCAGAACTTTCGAGAG GTGTCTCGGCTGCTCTCGTTCGAGGAGGTCGACTTCCCGGTTCTTGAGTCAGAGGCTCTATTCATCAGGAAGGCCGGTGAGGAAATCACACAGCAA CTGTACAATTTCGAGGACAAAGGGGGTCGTCGTGTTGTTTTGAGGCCTGAGATTACTCCTTCTTTGGCACGTCTCGTGATAAAGCAGGG AAAATCTGTCTCCCTTCCATTGAAATGGTTTACTATAGGGCAGTGTTGGAGATATGAACGGATGACAAGAGGAAGGCGCCGTGAACATTAtcaatggaatatggatataatcgGTGTTTCTAAAGTTCGG GCTGAGGCTGAACTTATTCATGCTATTGTCCTCTTATTTGAGCGGCTTGGGGTCACATCATTGGATGTGGGAATCAGAGTGTCTAGCCGAAAG GTTCTGCAGGCAGTGCTGCAAATGTATTCTATACCAGAACATTTGTTCATGGAAGTTTGTGTCATTGTCGACAAG TTGGGAAAACTTTCTAGAGAAGAGGTTGAGAAAGAATTGATGCAAGCTGGTGTATTGTTGGAAGCTGTCAAGGGAATAGTTGAAGTCCTATCCCTCAAGTCATTATCCAAACTTGAAG AGGTTCTGGGGTCTGACAGCGAAGCTGTGGCTGATTTAAAAAGGCTTTTTTCACTTGCTGAACACTATGGTTATTCTGAATGGATTACTTTTGATGCATCAGTAGTCCGTGGACTTGCCTATTATACCGGGATAGTCTTTGAG GCATTTGATAGAGCAGGGAAGCTACGGGCAATTTGTGGTGGTGGAAGATATGACCGATTACTCTCTACATTTGGAAGTGATGACATTCCAGCTTGTGGTTTCGGATTTGGAGATGCTGTTATAGTGGAA TTTCTGAAGGAAAAAGGACTTGTGCCTGACATAGCGCGCCAAGTAGAAGACATTGTATTTCCATTGGATGTGGAGCTTGAAGGACCAGCATCCAAGGTTGTGTCCTCTCTTAGAAGGAAAGGCCGCAGTGTTGACCTTATAGAAGATAAGCGACTTAAGTG GGTTTTTAAGCATGCAGAACGGATCAATGCTAGCAGGCTTGTCTTAGTTGGAAATTCTGAGTGGCAACGAGGTATGGTTCGTGTAAAGAACCTATCCACCAGAGAagaatatgaaattaaaattgaCGAATTATGCTGA
- the LOC105055562 gene encoding histidine--tRNA ligase, chloroplastic/mitochondrial isoform X2 produces the protein MSAFPPLRHLLLRPRLPLSLQPFAPLLRPSTAVPIRRRRLRLLSSSSSSTATQDSADEVAEPPPLATGKETSVVDVNPPRGTRDFPPEDMRLRNWLFQNFREVSRLLSFEEVDFPVLESEALFIRKAGEEITQQCWRYERMTRGRRREHYQWNMDIIGVSKVRAEAELIHAIVLLFERLGVTSLDVGIRVSSRKVLQAVLQMYSIPEHLFMEVCVIVDKLGKLSREEVEKELMQAGVLLEAVKGIVEVLSLKSLSKLEEVLGSDSEAVADLKRLFSLAEHYGYSEWITFDASVVRGLAYYTGIVFEAFDRAGKLRAICGGGRYDRLLSTFGSDDIPACGFGFGDAVIVEFLKEKGLVPDIARQVEDIVFPLDVELEGPASKVVSSLRRKGRSVDLIEDKRLKWVFKHAERINASRLVLVGNSEWQRGMVRVKNLSTREEYEIKIDELC, from the exons ATGTCTGCGTTCCCTCCACTCCGCCACCTCCTCCTCCGCCCACGCCTCCCCCTCTCCCTCCAACCCTTCGCCCCTCTCCTCCGCCCCTCCACCGCCGTCCCCatccgccgccgccgcctccgcctcctctcctcctcctcctcctccacggcCACCCAAG ACAGCGCCGATGAGGTCGCAGAGCCACCCCCGCTGGCCACGGGAAAAGAAACATCTGTTGTCGACGTCAATCCCCCGAGGGGTACCAGGGACTTCCCTCCGGAGGACATGCGGCTCCGAAACTGGCTCTTCCAGAACTTTCGAGAG GTGTCTCGGCTGCTCTCGTTCGAGGAGGTCGACTTCCCGGTTCTTGAGTCAGAGGCTCTATTCATCAGGAAGGCCGGTGAGGAAATCACACAGCAA TGTTGGAGATATGAACGGATGACAAGAGGAAGGCGCCGTGAACATTAtcaatggaatatggatataatcgGTGTTTCTAAAGTTCGG GCTGAGGCTGAACTTATTCATGCTATTGTCCTCTTATTTGAGCGGCTTGGGGTCACATCATTGGATGTGGGAATCAGAGTGTCTAGCCGAAAG GTTCTGCAGGCAGTGCTGCAAATGTATTCTATACCAGAACATTTGTTCATGGAAGTTTGTGTCATTGTCGACAAG TTGGGAAAACTTTCTAGAGAAGAGGTTGAGAAAGAATTGATGCAAGCTGGTGTATTGTTGGAAGCTGTCAAGGGAATAGTTGAAGTCCTATCCCTCAAGTCATTATCCAAACTTGAAG AGGTTCTGGGGTCTGACAGCGAAGCTGTGGCTGATTTAAAAAGGCTTTTTTCACTTGCTGAACACTATGGTTATTCTGAATGGATTACTTTTGATGCATCAGTAGTCCGTGGACTTGCCTATTATACCGGGATAGTCTTTGAG GCATTTGATAGAGCAGGGAAGCTACGGGCAATTTGTGGTGGTGGAAGATATGACCGATTACTCTCTACATTTGGAAGTGATGACATTCCAGCTTGTGGTTTCGGATTTGGAGATGCTGTTATAGTGGAA TTTCTGAAGGAAAAAGGACTTGTGCCTGACATAGCGCGCCAAGTAGAAGACATTGTATTTCCATTGGATGTGGAGCTTGAAGGACCAGCATCCAAGGTTGTGTCCTCTCTTAGAAGGAAAGGCCGCAGTGTTGACCTTATAGAAGATAAGCGACTTAAGTG GGTTTTTAAGCATGCAGAACGGATCAATGCTAGCAGGCTTGTCTTAGTTGGAAATTCTGAGTGGCAACGAGGTATGGTTCGTGTAAAGAACCTATCCACCAGAGAagaatatgaaattaaaattgaCGAATTATGCTGA